Genomic segment of Planctomycetaceae bacterium:
CTGACCGTGGGCGACGGGCTGGTGTCGCAGATTCCCGCGTTGATAATCGCCACCACCGCCGGCGTGCTGGTGACAAAAACCACGTCCGACGAAAGTCTGGGCGACGAAATTCGCGGCCAGATGCTGAAAAGCGATCGGCCGATCTGGGTCGGGGCAGCCATTCTGTCCGTGATCGCTCTGATGCCGGGCCTGCCGAAGATGCCGTTTCTGGGCGTCGCCGGCGGATTGCTGTTGCTGCTCACGCGAAAAAAACCGGCCGAAACTCAGGACACACCCGGAGACAAAAAGCCGGCACCGGCTCCGGAAGAAATCGATGAGACTCACCAACTGGATCAGTTCCTGCTGGCCGATCGAGCGGTCGTGGAAGTCGGCGGCCGGCTGGTTCCCTTCATTCAGTCGACTCGCACCAAAGGTCTTTCGGAACGCATCACCGCGCTGCGGCGCGAGTTTTCGCAATCCAACGGAAGCTGGGTTCCGCCGATTCGCGTCAACAGCAATCTGCTGCTGGAAGCGGACGAATACCGCATCATGATCGCCGGCCGCAAAGTGGCGGGAGCCGAAGTGCGGCCGGAACAGTTGCTGGCGATTCTGCCCGACGGAAAGCAGGCGACCGTGCCCGGTGACGCAGCCGTGGAACCGGCGTTCGGCCTGGCGGCTCGCTGGATTGATCCGGACAGTCGCCGGCTTGCCGAAATGCAGGGCTGCACCGTCGTCGATCCGCTGAGCGTGCTGATTACTCATCTGGGAGAAGTGCTGAAGCGTCATGCACACGAACTGCTGACTCGCGAAGCTTTGAAGCAGATGCTGGATCGAGTCCAGGAATTTGCCCCGACAGTGATCGAGGAAATCAAACCCGACACCATTCGCATGGGAACGCTGCACCAGGTGCTTGTTCAGCTTGCCGAGGACCGAATTCCGCTGTGCGACATGGCGCTGATCCTGGAATCGATCGTCAACCACGCTCCCGCGTGCGAAGACGCCGGCGCGCTGACGGACCGGGTTCGCGTTGACCTTGGCCGGCTGGTGTGCGAGCGGTTTCGGGATCTGCAGGGGCGGCTGCGAGTCATCGCTCTGGAACCCCGGCTGGACGGTCAGATGCGTCAATCGATGCACGAAGGACAGTTGACACTTTCACCGGGCGCGCTGTCGCGGCTGATTGATACAACCGCCAGGGCCTGGGCGGATTCCGAACGCAGGCAGCAGCCTTTGGCGCTGCTGGTTGACCAGAAAATGCGGCGTCCGCTGAAGAAGCTGCTGGCGCGGTCGTCGCCCGACCTGGGCATCGTCGCGTATCAGGAAGTGCCCAGCGATTTGATCATCGATTCCGTCACGATGCTGAGTTACGACGACATTCTGGGAACGGAACCACAGGCCGCCGGTAACAGCACGACCGGCCGCGGTCAGACAACTGCGGAGGCCGCGTGATGGCGGAAAAGGCCTCCCCGATGTCGCCGTTACTTCAGCCGTGGGGAAGCGCGGCGGGACTGTTTGTCGGCTGCACAACCACCGTTGTCGGATCTCTGCGCAGCGTGGCTCCGGCGGAACTGCTGCTGCGTGTCTTCGTCGGCAGTTTCGTCGCGGCAACAGTGGTCAGAATCTTTGTGGGAATTCTTCGAATGGCTTCGGCTGATCCGCAGGATGGAGACACATGACGATGCATTCAACACGCGGACGCGTGCTTTCTCAGGCGGACGTGCGCGTCAGCAGCGCTCCGGTCCGCGTTGGCGAAGACAGCCCGGCGGGACATGCCCATGTTGACGGAGTCGCAAGTGTCAGTGTTCAGCGAGACACAAACGGTGACGTTGTCGAAATCCACTTCCGCTGCGCATGCGGAGAAACAACCGTTGTCAATTGTAAGTACGAAGGGTGAGCAGACATGACACGTCTTATACTGGCCGCGGCGAACGCCGATACTTTTCGCTGTTCTTTCTCCCGCGAGCCCGAATGTCTCATTCTGCCCCGCTCGCGGTATAGTCCGATGCAACCGCTGGCCACGCCGATTGACGAAACGAATCCGGCAGCATCGCACCAGAACAGTGCCGCCGACATTCACGGCGCAGCGGCGCGTCCGCGCGCGAAGAATCTGCCAGCGTCCGTGCCGCGGCTCGCGTGTCTCGCAGTGGCGGTGGCATTCCTGTTGCCGGGATGCGCGGCGCTGGAACGAACAACTCATTCCGGCAGTTGCAGGCAGTGTCAGCACCAGTGTCAGGCGTGCCGGAACATGATGGCCTCCGGCAGCCAGTCCGCCACTGTTCAGTCGCATAACGGCATGGCGCAGGAAAGCGGCGTCCAGCAGGCTCAGTTCATGCCGTCGCCGCAACAGTCGTCCATGCGAGACGGGCAGCTTAAGCCGGTGCAGTTTTCTCAGCCGATGCCGCCGGGCTGCGCCGCTCCGTGCAACACCGGGCCGATGATGATGTCGGGAACCCCCGTGCTGCCGGGGATGCAGATTCAGGAATACCCGGCCGAAACGATGCTGCCGATGGACATGTCATCGGACTGCGCTCGGCAGCAGGCGGAACTGCGCCAGCAGACGGTACAGCTTCAACAGAAAATGGCGGCGCTGGAACGCCGGCTGGAATCGGAACAGGAGGCCAAGCAGGATCTGACCGCTTCGCTGGAAAGCATGAACGGTGAGATGGACCGGATGTCTCAGGAGATCGGTTACTGGCGAAACGAAACGCGTCGCGTCGAACAGTCGTTTGAAGAACAGCACCAGCACGACATCGCCGCTCTGGATGCCATTGTGGAACTGGTTGAACAAGTGCCGGACCCCTACGCGACATCCCGCGGGAACGGTCTCCCGGCGCTTCCTCCCGCGACACACGGTGCTCCGTAGAATCGCCTTCCTCCCTGTGCCGACCGGTCCGCAGGCGGTCCGTGGTCTGTCATGTGCGACCGACATCCGGAAGGGCGAGGCTCCGGCCGAGCCGCCTGCGCCGAAGGACCTCCGATGCGGCAGCGGCTCGGCAGGAGCCGTGCCCTCCCAATGACTTCGCCGGACCGGTCAATACTCGGCTGACAAAGTGCGACGGGACGAACGCCGGCGGCTACGGCAGCGGGTCGACTCGCGGCGTAATCTGGTCCGCTCGCAGGTCCGTGCGACAGAAGCGAGGCGGTGGCAGAAGTTCCGTGGAGCACACGGCTTTGCGAGCGGCCACGCGACCGGATTCGATCAGCGATTCCGGGTCACGGAAATCGAACCACGGCCGTTCGGAGACCTTCGGCACGATTTCCAGATCAGCCAGCACACGCGTGTAGTCGCGCACCAGGTGCTCGCCGATATCGCTCAGCCGAAGGAAGATCTCCGCGGCCGTCTGACACGACTTGATGCGTTCCAGATGCGAGCCCACGTTGACGGCGATCGCCAGATCGGAGGCCCGCTGAGCCGCGTACTTCGTCGGCAGCGAATCCATCAGACCGATGTCGCACAACAGCATGCCGTCCATTTCCACCGGCGGAAACACGCCCGGAATCGCGGCGGACGCCATGACCGCATCCTTCATCGGTCCCCGTTCCAGAACCACCGGACGACCGCGATACAAGTCCAGCGCGACGATGCTGAGAGGAATGCGGGTGTCGCGAATATCGATGTCCGGCAACAGCGCGTCAATGACCGCCTGAATGACGGTTGCCGACAGCAGCGACGGCTTCCTCAGCAGGTGCATCATCTGGCGGCGGGCACCCAGGTAGCGCTTGATCTGCTCGTACCATGCGAACATCCCGGACGTCGAAGGTTCCTCCGCCGGGGGAGCCGCCGCGAACAGCGACGCCTGACGTTCGTTGAATGCCTTCGAAGTCAGGTATTTGATGACTCGCTTCTGCATCCCGACGACGTCTTCGTCGACAGCGCACAATGCTCCCGCAAGGCTGCCGATGCTAACGCCGACAATCCGCTCGATGTGAATCGGTGTCTGCCGCAACACTTCCACGACGCCCAGGTGAGCCAGGCCGCGGGCACCTCCGCCACCCAGCGCCAGTGCTGCTCGCCTGCGTTGCTTTCTTACACTTTGCTGAATCATATCGGCCCTCTTACGCTGGCGATTCGCGCCGCGTCAGTCGTTGCGTCTGACAGCGTTGCGACTTGTTTCGTTGGTTGTCCGGAATTCGGCATGCGAAGGATGTGGCAGTGAATGCGGCCGCGAGTCCCGAGTCACCGGGAATCAAAGAAATTTGCGGAGACTCATGGCCTTGTTTGTTGCGAGTCAACTCACCAGCCGGTCGCCCAAATGTCAGGCGGTCCGGAGGAAAAATGGCAACCCGCCCGCCGGCGACCTGCAAGTGCGACGGACGAGTTGCCCTCCGAGAATCCGAGCGGAAACGACCGCTCGGATTTGTGTTGAGATTTGAGACTTGAGATTTCAAACGCCGCTCTGTGCACCCGTGAGACTCATTCGCTCCAGGCGTCGTCCACTACGCGTCCTGTTCTCGACAGCTTGTTCTACTGTTCGTACGTCATCAGGATCGGATCGGCTTCGATGTCTCGCAGAGCCCGCCAGCCGGACGCTGCGATTTCTTCTCCCAGTTTTGTGACTGTCCGGAAATCCTTTCCGCCGGGGTGCGTACCCCTGATGCGGTGAGTCAGGTGCGTACACAGAACGTCCGCGGCCGTTCGTGTGGTTTCATCATCGAACTTTGCCGCGTACAGGCTGGTACACAGAATCACCACGGCGTCCTGAATCGTCTGCGAGATCTGAGCCATGCTGCACTGCCGATCCGCCAGCTTCAGTTGGTATTGTCTCATCATCGCGGAGATCCGCAGACCGGACGATGACAGGAACTGACGGGCAAATTCCGCGTGACGACGCAGGTTTGCCGGCAGGCTGTCCAGAGAATCGCGTTCCGTGCCGGTCAATCGCTGTTTGACGAACCACTTGCCGTAGTTCAGCATCGGGCCCTTCAGCGTCCACAGGTGAGCCGGGTTCATCATGTTCGGCTGCCGAATTCCGGCGCGGTTCAGCGCTTTGCCGATCGGTTCGAAGAATTCCTTTCCGTGTTGTTTGACCAGCGACTTGAAGAATGCCATGCCCAGCATTTCTCCTTCGCCTTCGTAAATGCACGGAGCCAGAAACTCATGCACGTTGTCGCCAAACAGGTGGCCATGAATGAATGACCGGCCGCCGTGAGTCTTCATGAACAGTTCGATGGCCGCTTCCTTTTGAGCTTCGCTGCCGAAGATTTTCGCGACGATACATTCCATTTCGCCGCGATAGCCCTTGTCGATCAGCCCCGCGCACCACTGAACGAGCGCATCAGCGCCAACGATCAGACCGGCCAGATGACCGACGCGCCGCTGGACCAGTTCGCGATTTCCGATCGGCTGTCCGTAAGTGCGCCGGAACTTCGCCCAGGGAAGAATGCCGGCCAGCATCGTTCGCATGGTTCCGGCCGCGTTGGCGCACAGCGCGACGCGTCCCAGGTTCAATCCGTGGTAGGCGATCGTCAGACCGTCGCCCTGCTGCGGTACCAGCAGATTCTTCGCGGGAACACGAAAGTCGCGGAACACCAGGCCGTTGTTGTGTGCTCGCCGCAAGGCATACAGGCCGTAGGTTTTCATGAAGAACGAATCGGTTTCCTGATCGGGCAGATCGACAATCAGCACGGCCGGCTTGTCGTCAATGCGGCACACCAGACCGATGGTTCGGCCCGGAACGGCGTTGGTGATAAACAGCTTTTCGCCATTGACCACAAAGTCATCGCCGTCGCGGACAGCCGTTGTCTTCAGGGCGGTCAGGTCGCTTCCCGCTCCCGGTTCCGTCAGCGCGAACGCGGACAGTCGCCGCCCGCTTGCCAGCAGCGGCAGATAACGTTCCTTTTGCTCCGTCGTACCAAACGTGCGAACCGGGTCGACGGCGCCGATACAGCCGTGAACCGACGCCAGCCCGGCGATCGTCGGTTCCAGCGTCGCCATCCGTGTCAGAAATGACGCGAAGTGCTGGAAGTCGAAACCGCAGCCGCCGTGGCGTTTTTCCACCAGCGTGCCCCAGTATCCGGCGTCGGCAAGATCCTGCAGAACCGCATCGGTCAGCTTGCCCGCGTCGTTGTAAAGCGTGCCTGACGCGCGGTGTTCCCGAACAACGTGCAGGCAATCGTTCATGACCTTGCGAGAATCATCCGGAACAGCAGCGGCTTCCAGATAGAACAATTCCGTCGGAACCCGGTTCTCCCAGACGGCTCGATGCACCGGACTGGCGGACGTCCGGTACTGCTCGGCGAACATTTCCTCCACCTGGTCATCAGCCGTATCGATGACACCGGTTCGCTTGGCTTCGTCGGCGCTCTTGCCGCCAAGTCGCAGCGCGGTTTCGGCGAACGATTCCTTTGCGGCGGCAGCGTCGCCTTCCGGTTGCGGTGTTCGAGTGTCCGTAGTCATCGTGCAGGTCTCCCGTGAAAACGTGAAAAGCCAGGTTGTCTTCCGGACGCGGCGAGTGATCCGTCCGCCCGTCCGTTGGTTTGATTTCAGGAATGTGTGAGTCGGTGCATCCGGAGCTTCATCGGATTCGTACCTTTCAGACGGTTGTGCGGATCGTTGTCGCGATGTCGCTTCTCATTTCGTGCCGCCCGCCAGTTCGTGAGGACGTGATGCCGCGCTATCGGCTGATGATTCGTTGTGAGTCTGTTCCGTCAGTAGTTTTGAAGGTTCGTATCTCTGGCCGAATTCGGCCTGCAGGCGCTTCATGTTCTCCGCGACTGTGTCAAATCCGATCGTTTCCGCCAGTTGAACCGGTCCGCCGCGGAAGGGTGCAAAGCCGGTGCCAAGAACCATCGCCAGATCAGCCATCCACGGTTCGCGGACGACATTTTCTTCCAGACAGCGAAACGCTTCGTTGATCAAAGGATAGATCACGCGGCGCTGAATTGCCGTCAGTCCGTCGTCGATGAAGCTGTCGGACGTTGCCACGGAATCGCCGGGTGACGGAACGCCCGCCGGCAGGATCTCCGACAGCAGCACCGGTTCGCCGCGTTTGCCGTCGGCATAGTTGTAAAAGCCCCGACCGCTTTTCGACCCTGTCCAGCCGCGATCGACCATCGCCTTCAGCATCGTCGACATGGAATCCGAATCCGGCAGCACAGAATTCAGCGTTTCGGCGACATGCAGCCCCACGTCGAGTCCCACATGGTCGAGCAGTTCGATCGGCCCCATCGGCATTCCAAACCGCTTCAGCTCGCGATCGATCGTCGACGCGGAGATCCCTTCCGTCGCCATCCGCACCGCTTCGCCGATGTAGGGAAACAGGACTCGATTCACCAGAAATCCGGGTGAATCGGTCGTGACCACGGGCGTCTTGCCGAGCCGTTTGACGAAAGCCGTCAGTTGCTGAATCGTGGCGTCGCTGGTTTCATCGGCCCGAACAACCTCCACGAGTTCCATGCGGTGGACGGGGTTGAAGAAGTGCAGTCCGGCAACACGATCGGGCCGCTGTGTGGCTTTGGCCATGTCGCCGATCGACAGCGCGGACGTGTTCGAAACGATCAGCGCAGACGGCTGCAGCAGCGAATCCAGTTCCTGAAACACGGCGTGCTTGACTTCGGGCCTTTCGACGACGGCTTCAATGACCAGATCAGCGTCGGTCAGTTCGGTCCATTGGCTGGTGACGGTGATTCGCGACATGCAGGCATCACGTTCGCCGGACGGCAGCCGGCCGCGCGAGACCATGTCGTCAAACAGCCGCGACACGCGTTTCAGCCCGGCGACGGCAAGGTCGTCGCTGAGTTCCTTCAGCACAACTTCGCAGCCCTTCAGCGCCGCAAGCTGCCCGATGCCCGCTCCCATCGCGCCGGCGCCGATGACGGCCACTTTCTGAATGTCCGGAACGTCGGCCGCGGCATCGTCACCGTTCCAGGTTGCCAGATCGCGGGCTTTCTCCCGGCGAAAGAACAGTCCCATCAGATTTCTGCAGGTGGACGTGTTGACCAGTCTGGCGAATTCGCGACGTTCGGTGGCGAACCCGTCAACGCCAACCTGATAGCCGTCGCGAATCGCCTTCACGGCGGAACCGAGAGCCGGATAATGTTCCACGTCGCGGGCAATTTGCTTGTTGACTCGATTGAACACGATCCACCGTCCCGCCGACGTGTTGTCGGCAAGTCGCTTCCACAGCGACGCTCGGGGATGATGATTCGGTCGGCGCGGGTTGTTCAGCACTTCCGAAACAAACTGATCGATGCATTCGTCGCGGCTTGCATCCGGACAGACAGCGTCCGCCAGTCCGATGCGCCTGGCTTTCTCAGCGGGAATCTTTCGACCCTGCAGGATCATCGACAGAGCCTGCATCAGGCCGACTCGCGCGGGCAGCCGCTGACAGCCTCCCCAGCCGGGAATCAGGCCAAGCTGTGTTTCGGGCAGAGCCAGACGTGTTGACAGCGTGTCGACAACGATTCGGTACCGGCAGGCCAGAGCGAACTCCAGGCCACCGCCAAGGCACGGTCCGTGAATCACGGCAACCGTCGGCGTCCGCAGCTTTTCCAGCCGAGCGAACAGATCCTGTCCGCGAGCCACAACGGCTTCAATCTGCTGAGTGGAATCCAGGTTTCCGAGTTCCTTCAGGTCCGCTCCGGCAAAGAACCCGCTGCTCTTCGCGCTGCGGAACACGATCACCTTCGCGTCTGAATCGGACTCCAGAGAACTGACGAGAGCTTCCAGTTCGATCAGCACGGATTCGTTGAAGACATTCATCGCCCGGCCGGCGACGTCGATCCAGACCGTGACAACATTGCGGTCGTCGCGGGCGATGTTGAAATTTCTGAATTGGAGGTTCTGCATAACGTCGATCCCTGTTCAGTGGTCACTCCGTGATGGACGGACGCGAAGGCGCGCTGCTTCGTTTCGCCCGATACTTCATGACAGTTCCGTTTCCAGCACCATCGCCACGCCCTGGCCACCGCCGACACACAGAGTTGCCAGACCCCGGCGCAGATTCTTTTCCCGCAGCGCTCGCAGCAGCGTCACAACGATGCGTGTGCCGGTTGTTCCCACGGGATGTCCCAGAGCGATCGCTCCACCGTGAATGTTCAGCTTCTCCGGGTCGACAGCACCGACCGGCTGCGACAGGCTGAGTTCCTTCTGAGCAAACGTCCTGGAATCCATCGCCGCCAGACACGCCAGCACCTGCGCCGCGAAGGCTTCGTTGATTTCGATCAGGTCAAAGTCCTTCATTGCCATGCCGGTTTGCTTCAGCAGCTTTGCAGTGGCGTAAACCGGACCAAGTCCCATCCGGCGAGGATCGCAGCCGGCGATCGCGTACGACGTCACGTACCCCAGCGGTTTCGCGTCTCTGGCAGACGTTCGTTCGGCGGACATCAGAACCACAGCGGCGGCTCCGTCGGTCAGCGGGCAACTGTTGCCGGCCGTGACGGAACCACGCTTGTCGAAGATCGGACGCAGCTTCCGCAACGCCTCGATGGATTGCTTCTCGCGCGGGCCATCGTCTTTGTTGACGTCCGTGCCCTTCACGGAAACCCCGGTAATTTCGCCGCCGAAGAAGCAGCTTTCCCGCGCGATGGATGCCTTCCGGTGACTCTCCAGCGCAAACTGATCCTGAGCCTCCCGGGTGATTGAGAATTCCTTCGCCAGAACCTCCGCCGTTTCGCCCATGTTCAGACCGCTGACCGGATCCGTCAGCCCCAGCATAACTCCCATGTCGGGTTTCAGGTGCCTGGGCCGCAGCTTTGCGAACGCGCGAAGTTTTTGCAGGAATGATTTCGCTCGTCCGGCCTGGATCAGCAGTCGAGCGGTCTCCGGCCTGACCAGCATCGGGATGTTCGACATCGATTCCGTGCCGCCGGCGATGATCGTGTGGGCTCGACCTTCGCGGAGAATCTGCCAGCCGCTGAGAATGGATTCCATCCCCGACGCGCAGTTGCGGTTGACCGTGTGAGCAACGCGATCGTGAGGCATGCCGGCCTTCAAAGCAATCACGCGCGCGATGTTGGCGGAATCGGCCGGCATCGAAACATTGCCGAAGACCAGTTCGTCAACGTCGTCGGGAGTCACGTCGATTCGATTCAGAACTTCCTTCGTCGCGGCGACACCCAGATCAACGGCGGAGACATCAGCGAACTGCCCGAACGCCTTGCAGAACGGAGTGCGAATTCCGGCGATAATGGCAAGCGGCTGGTTCATGATGCGGGTCCCTCGATACCGTCGTGATGCGTTGTTCAGGATGAGCTACGTCTTGTCCTCTCGCAGATGTCGTCGGATGACCTTCCCCAGAAAGTTCTTCGGCAGACT
This window contains:
- a CDS encoding acyl-CoA dehydrogenase family protein; its protein translation is MTTDTRTPQPEGDAAAAKESFAETALRLGGKSADEAKRTGVIDTADDQVEEMFAEQYRTSASPVHRAVWENRVPTELFYLEAAAVPDDSRKVMNDCLHVVREHRASGTLYNDAGKLTDAVLQDLADAGYWGTLVEKRHGGCGFDFQHFASFLTRMATLEPTIAGLASVHGCIGAVDPVRTFGTTEQKERYLPLLASGRRLSAFALTEPGAGSDLTALKTTAVRDGDDFVVNGEKLFITNAVPGRTIGLVCRIDDKPAVLIVDLPDQETDSFFMKTYGLYALRRAHNNGLVFRDFRVPAKNLLVPQQGDGLTIAYHGLNLGRVALCANAAGTMRTMLAGILPWAKFRRTYGQPIGNRELVQRRVGHLAGLIVGADALVQWCAGLIDKGYRGEMECIVAKIFGSEAQKEAAIELFMKTHGGRSFIHGHLFGDNVHEFLAPCIYEGEGEMLGMAFFKSLVKQHGKEFFEPIGKALNRAGIRQPNMMNPAHLWTLKGPMLNYGKWFVKQRLTGTERDSLDSLPANLRRHAEFARQFLSSSGLRISAMMRQYQLKLADRQCSMAQISQTIQDAVVILCTSLYAAKFDDETTRTAADVLCTHLTHRIRGTHPGGKDFRTVTKLGEEIAASGWRALRDIEADPILMTYEQ
- a CDS encoding thiolase family protein, with translation MNQPLAIIAGIRTPFCKAFGQFADVSAVDLGVAATKEVLNRIDVTPDDVDELVFGNVSMPADSANIARVIALKAGMPHDRVAHTVNRNCASGMESILSGWQILREGRAHTIIAGGTESMSNIPMLVRPETARLLIQAGRAKSFLQKLRAFAKLRPRHLKPDMGVMLGLTDPVSGLNMGETAEVLAKEFSITREAQDQFALESHRKASIARESCFFGGEITGVSVKGTDVNKDDGPREKQSIEALRKLRPIFDKRGSVTAGNSCPLTDGAAAVVLMSAERTSARDAKPLGYVTSYAIAGCDPRRMGLGPVYATAKLLKQTGMAMKDFDLIEINEAFAAQVLACLAAMDSRTFAQKELSLSQPVGAVDPEKLNIHGGAIALGHPVGTTGTRIVVTLLRALREKNLRRGLATLCVGGGQGVAMVLETELS
- a CDS encoding patatin-like phospholipase family protein, coding for MIQQSVRKQRRRAALALGGGGARGLAHLGVVEVLRQTPIHIERIVGVSIGSLAGALCAVDEDVVGMQKRVIKYLTSKAFNERQASLFAAAPPAEEPSTSGMFAWYEQIKRYLGARRQMMHLLRKPSLLSATVIQAVIDALLPDIDIRDTRIPLSIVALDLYRGRPVVLERGPMKDAVMASAAIPGVFPPVEMDGMLLCDIGLMDSLPTKYAAQRASDLAIAVNVGSHLERIKSCQTAAEIFLRLSDIGEHLVRDYTRVLADLEIVPKVSERPWFDFRDPESLIESGRVAARKAVCSTELLPPPRFCRTDLRADQITPRVDPLP
- a CDS encoding 3-hydroxyacyl-CoA dehydrogenase NAD-binding domain-containing protein, giving the protein MQNLQFRNFNIARDDRNVVTVWIDVAGRAMNVFNESVLIELEALVSSLESDSDAKVIVFRSAKSSGFFAGADLKELGNLDSTQQIEAVVARGQDLFARLEKLRTPTVAVIHGPCLGGGLEFALACRYRIVVDTLSTRLALPETQLGLIPGWGGCQRLPARVGLMQALSMILQGRKIPAEKARRIGLADAVCPDASRDECIDQFVSEVLNNPRRPNHHPRASLWKRLADNTSAGRWIVFNRVNKQIARDVEHYPALGSAVKAIRDGYQVGVDGFATERREFARLVNTSTCRNLMGLFFRREKARDLATWNGDDAAADVPDIQKVAVIGAGAMGAGIGQLAALKGCEVVLKELSDDLAVAGLKRVSRLFDDMVSRGRLPSGERDACMSRITVTSQWTELTDADLVIEAVVERPEVKHAVFQELDSLLQPSALIVSNTSALSIGDMAKATQRPDRVAGLHFFNPVHRMELVEVVRADETSDATIQQLTAFVKRLGKTPVVTTDSPGFLVNRVLFPYIGEAVRMATEGISASTIDRELKRFGMPMGPIELLDHVGLDVGLHVAETLNSVLPDSDSMSTMLKAMVDRGWTGSKSGRGFYNYADGKRGEPVLLSEILPAGVPSPGDSVATSDSFIDDGLTAIQRRVIYPLINEAFRCLEENVVREPWMADLAMVLGTGFAPFRGGPVQLAETIGFDTVAENMKRLQAEFGQRYEPSKLLTEQTHNESSADSAASRPHELAGGTK
- a CDS encoding flagellar biosynthesis protein FlhA, coding for MAESKPLPKTNWLQQSETLLSGGMLVGLVVMLVPLPPWLLDVLLAGNLGTTTLLLLVTLGTKKALELSVFPSLLLLLTLYRLSLNVATTRLILLDGNAGHIVTAFGNYVVGGQLVVGLVIFLILVTIQFMVITKGASRVSEVAARFTLDAMPGKQMAIDAELNSGQIDGREARRRRDELSQETEFYGAMDGASKFVRGDAVAGLIITAVNLIGGVIIGVGNGLSFLESIKTYSILTVGDGLVSQIPALIIATTAGVLVTKTTSDESLGDEIRGQMLKSDRPIWVGAAILSVIALMPGLPKMPFLGVAGGLLLLLTRKKPAETQDTPGDKKPAPAPEEIDETHQLDQFLLADRAVVEVGGRLVPFIQSTRTKGLSERITALRREFSQSNGSWVPPIRVNSNLLLEADEYRIMIAGRKVAGAEVRPEQLLAILPDGKQATVPGDAAVEPAFGLAARWIDPDSRRLAEMQGCTVVDPLSVLITHLGEVLKRHAHELLTREALKQMLDRVQEFAPTVIEEIKPDTIRMGTLHQVLVQLAEDRIPLCDMALILESIVNHAPACEDAGALTDRVRVDLGRLVCERFRDLQGRLRVIALEPRLDGQMRQSMHEGQLTLSPGALSRLIDTTARAWADSERRQQPLALLVDQKMRRPLKKLLARSSPDLGIVAYQEVPSDLIIDSVTMLSYDDILGTEPQAAGNSTTGRGQTTAEAA